One Helianthus annuus cultivar XRQ/B chromosome 12, HanXRQr2.0-SUNRISE, whole genome shotgun sequence genomic region harbors:
- the LOC110894810 gene encoding phosphatidylinositol-3-phosphatase myotubularin-1 isoform X1, translating to MSRNRRTTSLRDSETRLTESDKIECTGSWDAIEWTQIDQPVVSRPVPHGLSDFLYEAEEVIAEGYGVLVNTDEAGTLFVTNFRLLFLSEGSRDIIALGTIPLATIEKFSKIVIKQLSGPRQYDKTPTRRLLQVIGKDMRIIVFAFRPRSKQRRAVFEALLRCARPTRLWDLYAFSSGPSRFSNASPRVRLVNEYLRLLGMKSHISSAKMIEDGSFTLSNDWWRISDVNATYDMSATYPFSLLLPKSIRDEDVLQACKFRARCRLPAISWCDARTGAVLARSSQPLVGLMMNMRSNADENLVGALCTQLPDGKRGRRKLYIADARPRKNALANGAMGGGSESSSNYFQSEIVFFGIDNIHAMRESLVRLRDYLDTHGTKSSDGMSSFLRHGGWTWGGGNLSSMSASVSTLGDSGWLNHIQNVLAGSAWIAARVAIESASVLVHCSDGWDRTTQLVALASLLLDPYYRTIKGFQALVEKDWLAFGHPFADRAGMPSLSGSDVELPRQSSSSNFPSSPMRQTPGSFPSQPLMASQTHTSNNYSPIFLQWVDCVSQLLRMYPFAFEFSSAYLVDFLDCTLSCRFGNFLCNSEKEREQYGVSDACGCLWMYLDDKRASGGSSHVHYNLFYDPSKHEGPLLPPAAALAPTLWPQFHLRWSCPSEAQAGEVEAQCRNMMDKISELQKAKDAAERKARETIATMEAVKAEIRSEKQVSSSAMNLARKISRENNIIKRAIQSLGCRIHVSGNDDCTINIESNLPDRITSTCETGGSLDLYDEKMDVPISVTLTHDNGDNDDVPGNPILRVCENLCPQRTVDGGCKWPDAGCAQLESQFVGLRANYDAFDRLSIYDSYFQPE from the exons ATGTCCAGAAACCGTCGCACAACCTCCCTCCGTGACTCGGAAACTCGACTCACTGAGTCCGATAAGATCGAATGCACCGGTAGCTGGGACGCTATTGAGTGGACACAGATCGAT CAGCCTGTTGTTTCGAGGCCTGTTCCGCATGGATTATCTGATTTTTTGTATGAAGCTGAGGAGGTTATCGCGGAG GGGTATGGCGTTCTTGTTAACACTGATGAAGCAGGTACCTTGTTCGTGACCAATTTTCGTCTTCTTTTTTTG AGTGAAGGATCGAGAGACATCATTGCACTAGGAACTATACCATTGGCCACCATTGAAAAGTTTAGCAAAATT GTGATAAAGCAGCTGTCAGGACCTAGGCAATATGATAAGACTCCTACACGAAGGCTTCTTCAGGTCATCG GAAAAGATATGAGGATTATTGTATTTGCTTTTCGTCCTCGAAGTAAACAG AGACGTGCTGTCTTTGAAGCATTACTAAGGTGTGCAAGGCCCACAAGGCTCTGGGATCTGTATGCCTTTTCATCTGGACCGTCAAGATTCAGCAATGCTAGCCCTAGAGTGCGATTAGTGAATGAATACTTACGTCTTCTCGGTATGAAATCACACATTTCATCAGCAAAGATGATCGAAGATGGTTCCTTCACGTTGTCTAATGACTGGTGGAGGATTAGTGATGTGAATGCAACTTATGACATGTCTGCAACTTACCCGTTTTCTTTGTTACTACCAAAATCCATCAG AGACGAGGATGTGCTACAAGCTTGTAAATTTCGCGCACGATGTAGATTACCTGCAATATCATGGTGTGATGCAC GCACTGGGGCTGTTCTTGCACGATCATCCCAGCCATTAGTCGGTCTAATGATGAATATGAGAAG CAACGCTGATGAGAATCTTGTTGGTGCTCTCTGTACTCAACTACCTGATGGAAAGAGAGGACGAAG GAAGTTATATATAGCTGATGCTAGACCCCGGAAAAATGCGTTGGCAAACGGGGCCATGGGAGGTGGTTCAGAGTCTTCATCAAACTATTTCCAGTCTGAG ATTGTATTCTTTGGGATAGATAATATCCACGCCATGAGGGAGAGTCTTGTTCGTCTCAGAGACTACTTGGATACACATGGAACTAAATCATCAGATGGAATGTCTTCATTCTTG AGACATGGTGGATGGACATGGGGTGGAGGTAATCTCAGCAGTATGTCTGCTTCTGTATCAACCCTTGGTGACAGTGGTTGGTTAAACCACATCCAGAATGTACTCGCTGGGTCAGCTTGGATTGCTGCTCGTGTGGCAATTGAGTCAGCATCTGTGCTCGTTCATTGCAG TGATGGATGGGACAGAACAACCCAACTAGTCGCCCTTGCAAGCCTGTTACTTGACCCGTATTACCGCACCATCAAGGGATTTCAG GCTCTTGTCGAAAAAGATTGGCTTGCATTTGGGCATCCTTTTGCAGACCGAGCTGGAATGCCAAGCTTATCTGGGAGTGATGTAGAATTACCGAGGCAATCCTCAAGCTCAAATTTCCCATCGTCACCTATGCGCCAAACACCTGGGTCATTCCCATCTCAACCTCTAATGGCCTCTCAGACACACACTTCAAACAATTATTCTCCAATATTTCTTCAG TGGGTTGATTGTGTTTCTCAGTTATTGCGCATGTACCCTTTCGCATTTGAGTTCTCTTCG GCTTATCTGGTTGATTTTCTAGATTGCACGCTTTCTTGTCGTTTTGGGAACTTCTTGTGCAATAG TGAGAAGGAAAGAGAACAATATGGTGTCTCTGATGCATGTGGATGCTTGTGGATGTATTTAGACGATAAGCGTGCATCAGGTGGCAGTTCTCACGTGCACTACAATCTCTTCTACGATCCATCTAAACACGAGGGCCCGTTATTGCCACCAGCTGCAGCTTTAGCCCCGACATTGTGGCCCCAGTTTCATTTGAGGTGGTCATGTCCTTCAGAAGCTCAAGCTGGAGAGGTTGAAGCTCAATGTAGGAATATGATGGACAAAATCTCTGAACTTCAAAAG GCAAAGGACGCTGCGGAGAGGAAAGCCCGAGAAACAATTGCGACAATGGAAGCTGTGAAAGCCGAGATACGAAGCGAGAAACAGGTCAGCAGCTCGGCTATGAACTTAGCAAGAAAAATCAGCAGGGAAAACAATATCATAAAAAGAGCAATACAATCTCTGGGGTGTAGAATTCATGTATCGGGAAATGATGACTGTACAATCAACATTGAAAGCAATCTACCTGATAGAATAACATCAACCTGCGAGACTGGAGGTAGTCTAGACTTGTACGATGAAAAAATGGACGTGCCCATATCTGTTACCTTAACCCACGATAACGGTGATAATGATGATGTTCCTGGAAACCCGATCCTAAGGGTCTGTGAAAACTTGTGCCCACAACGGACCGTAGATGGAGGGTGCAAGTGGCCCGATGCTGGCTGTGCTCAACTGGAGAGCCAGTTTGTAGGTTTGAGAGCTAACTATGATGCTTTTGATCGGTTATCTATTTATGACAGCTACTTCCAGCCCGAATGA
- the LOC110894810 gene encoding phosphatidylinositol-3-phosphatase myotubularin-1 isoform X2 yields the protein MSRNRRTTSLRDSETRLTESDKIECTGSWDAIEWTQIDPVVSRPVPHGLSDFLYEAEEVIAEGYGVLVNTDEAGTLFVTNFRLLFLSEGSRDIIALGTIPLATIEKFSKIVIKQLSGPRQYDKTPTRRLLQVIGKDMRIIVFAFRPRSKQRRAVFEALLRCARPTRLWDLYAFSSGPSRFSNASPRVRLVNEYLRLLGMKSHISSAKMIEDGSFTLSNDWWRISDVNATYDMSATYPFSLLLPKSIRDEDVLQACKFRARCRLPAISWCDARTGAVLARSSQPLVGLMMNMRSNADENLVGALCTQLPDGKRGRRKLYIADARPRKNALANGAMGGGSESSSNYFQSEIVFFGIDNIHAMRESLVRLRDYLDTHGTKSSDGMSSFLRHGGWTWGGGNLSSMSASVSTLGDSGWLNHIQNVLAGSAWIAARVAIESASVLVHCSDGWDRTTQLVALASLLLDPYYRTIKGFQALVEKDWLAFGHPFADRAGMPSLSGSDVELPRQSSSSNFPSSPMRQTPGSFPSQPLMASQTHTSNNYSPIFLQWVDCVSQLLRMYPFAFEFSSAYLVDFLDCTLSCRFGNFLCNSEKEREQYGVSDACGCLWMYLDDKRASGGSSHVHYNLFYDPSKHEGPLLPPAAALAPTLWPQFHLRWSCPSEAQAGEVEAQCRNMMDKISELQKAKDAAERKARETIATMEAVKAEIRSEKQVSSSAMNLARKISRENNIIKRAIQSLGCRIHVSGNDDCTINIESNLPDRITSTCETGGSLDLYDEKMDVPISVTLTHDNGDNDDVPGNPILRVCENLCPQRTVDGGCKWPDAGCAQLESQFVGLRANYDAFDRLSIYDSYFQPE from the exons ATGTCCAGAAACCGTCGCACAACCTCCCTCCGTGACTCGGAAACTCGACTCACTGAGTCCGATAAGATCGAATGCACCGGTAGCTGGGACGCTATTGAGTGGACACAGATCGAT CCTGTTGTTTCGAGGCCTGTTCCGCATGGATTATCTGATTTTTTGTATGAAGCTGAGGAGGTTATCGCGGAG GGGTATGGCGTTCTTGTTAACACTGATGAAGCAGGTACCTTGTTCGTGACCAATTTTCGTCTTCTTTTTTTG AGTGAAGGATCGAGAGACATCATTGCACTAGGAACTATACCATTGGCCACCATTGAAAAGTTTAGCAAAATT GTGATAAAGCAGCTGTCAGGACCTAGGCAATATGATAAGACTCCTACACGAAGGCTTCTTCAGGTCATCG GAAAAGATATGAGGATTATTGTATTTGCTTTTCGTCCTCGAAGTAAACAG AGACGTGCTGTCTTTGAAGCATTACTAAGGTGTGCAAGGCCCACAAGGCTCTGGGATCTGTATGCCTTTTCATCTGGACCGTCAAGATTCAGCAATGCTAGCCCTAGAGTGCGATTAGTGAATGAATACTTACGTCTTCTCGGTATGAAATCACACATTTCATCAGCAAAGATGATCGAAGATGGTTCCTTCACGTTGTCTAATGACTGGTGGAGGATTAGTGATGTGAATGCAACTTATGACATGTCTGCAACTTACCCGTTTTCTTTGTTACTACCAAAATCCATCAG AGACGAGGATGTGCTACAAGCTTGTAAATTTCGCGCACGATGTAGATTACCTGCAATATCATGGTGTGATGCAC GCACTGGGGCTGTTCTTGCACGATCATCCCAGCCATTAGTCGGTCTAATGATGAATATGAGAAG CAACGCTGATGAGAATCTTGTTGGTGCTCTCTGTACTCAACTACCTGATGGAAAGAGAGGACGAAG GAAGTTATATATAGCTGATGCTAGACCCCGGAAAAATGCGTTGGCAAACGGGGCCATGGGAGGTGGTTCAGAGTCTTCATCAAACTATTTCCAGTCTGAG ATTGTATTCTTTGGGATAGATAATATCCACGCCATGAGGGAGAGTCTTGTTCGTCTCAGAGACTACTTGGATACACATGGAACTAAATCATCAGATGGAATGTCTTCATTCTTG AGACATGGTGGATGGACATGGGGTGGAGGTAATCTCAGCAGTATGTCTGCTTCTGTATCAACCCTTGGTGACAGTGGTTGGTTAAACCACATCCAGAATGTACTCGCTGGGTCAGCTTGGATTGCTGCTCGTGTGGCAATTGAGTCAGCATCTGTGCTCGTTCATTGCAG TGATGGATGGGACAGAACAACCCAACTAGTCGCCCTTGCAAGCCTGTTACTTGACCCGTATTACCGCACCATCAAGGGATTTCAG GCTCTTGTCGAAAAAGATTGGCTTGCATTTGGGCATCCTTTTGCAGACCGAGCTGGAATGCCAAGCTTATCTGGGAGTGATGTAGAATTACCGAGGCAATCCTCAAGCTCAAATTTCCCATCGTCACCTATGCGCCAAACACCTGGGTCATTCCCATCTCAACCTCTAATGGCCTCTCAGACACACACTTCAAACAATTATTCTCCAATATTTCTTCAG TGGGTTGATTGTGTTTCTCAGTTATTGCGCATGTACCCTTTCGCATTTGAGTTCTCTTCG GCTTATCTGGTTGATTTTCTAGATTGCACGCTTTCTTGTCGTTTTGGGAACTTCTTGTGCAATAG TGAGAAGGAAAGAGAACAATATGGTGTCTCTGATGCATGTGGATGCTTGTGGATGTATTTAGACGATAAGCGTGCATCAGGTGGCAGTTCTCACGTGCACTACAATCTCTTCTACGATCCATCTAAACACGAGGGCCCGTTATTGCCACCAGCTGCAGCTTTAGCCCCGACATTGTGGCCCCAGTTTCATTTGAGGTGGTCATGTCCTTCAGAAGCTCAAGCTGGAGAGGTTGAAGCTCAATGTAGGAATATGATGGACAAAATCTCTGAACTTCAAAAG GCAAAGGACGCTGCGGAGAGGAAAGCCCGAGAAACAATTGCGACAATGGAAGCTGTGAAAGCCGAGATACGAAGCGAGAAACAGGTCAGCAGCTCGGCTATGAACTTAGCAAGAAAAATCAGCAGGGAAAACAATATCATAAAAAGAGCAATACAATCTCTGGGGTGTAGAATTCATGTATCGGGAAATGATGACTGTACAATCAACATTGAAAGCAATCTACCTGATAGAATAACATCAACCTGCGAGACTGGAGGTAGTCTAGACTTGTACGATGAAAAAATGGACGTGCCCATATCTGTTACCTTAACCCACGATAACGGTGATAATGATGATGTTCCTGGAAACCCGATCCTAAGGGTCTGTGAAAACTTGTGCCCACAACGGACCGTAGATGGAGGGTGCAAGTGGCCCGATGCTGGCTGTGCTCAACTGGAGAGCCAGTTTGTAGGTTTGAGAGCTAACTATGATGCTTTTGATCGGTTATCTATTTATGACAGCTACTTCCAGCCCGAATGA
- the LOC110894809 gene encoding uncharacterized protein LOC110894809 isoform X2, translating to MQAARGGWLGQTFALAKHHDSFDGKKSGGIRRSKEERKGMVETFIKRYQKSNNGDFPSLNLTRKEVGGSFYTVREIVREIIQENRVLGPPKSPSGDHNMENLNSFLEHHPQETQIQHESEFVFINENVLNLPNNEAFENLKNGELSMEEQKVEVHEVVANGTQNHQIIEVDKNLEEEMVHPLQESKSKLESQKGQARSSTKENLVFNVNGSTDVQLEDTLLSEQKTINGHTKTSCNLVREPTLEERLANLNQSSSQPGSSPQNRITTLNRVDLKSWKAVSRKASGRETHQVVKFIRSFITAFVKFWSE from the exons ATGCAGGCGGCTAGAGGAGGTTGGCTTGGGCAAACATTTGCTCTAGCCAAGCATCATGATTCGTTTGACGGGAAGAAATCCGGTGGTATTCGGCGTTCCAAGGAGGAAAGGAAGGGAATGGTTGAGACTTTTATTAAGAG GTATCAGAAGAGTAACAATGGAGATTTCCCATCGCTCAATCTCACACGTAAGGAAGTTGGTGGGTCCTTTTACACAGTTCGTGAAATAGTTCGGGAGATAATTCAAGAAAATCGAGTATTGGGCCCACCCAAATCACCTTCAGGGGATCATAACATGGAGAACCTTAATAGCTTCTTGGAACACCATCCACAAGAGACACAAATCCAACACGAGTCTGAGTTTGTGTTTATAAATGAAAACGTGTTGAATTTGCCGAATAACGAAgcatttgaaaatttgaagaacGGAGAATTATCAATGGAAGAACAAAAAGTTGAAGTACACGAAGTTGTAGCAAACGGAACTCAAAATCATCAAATAATAGAAGTAGATAAAAACTTGGAGGAAGAGATGGTACATCCACTACaagagtcaaagtcaaagttggAAAGTCAAAAGGGTCAAGCCCGTTCGTCAACGAAAGAAAACTTGGTGTTTAATGTTAATGGTAGCACAGATGTTCAACTTGAAGATACTTTACTTTCTGAACAAAAG ACTATAAATGGTCACACCAAAACCTCCTGTAATCTGGTACGAGAGCCAACACTTGAGGAAAGACTTGCAAATTTGAACCAATCTAGTAGCCAGCCTGGTTCCAGTCCCCAAAACAGAATCACAACGTTGAATAGAGTTGATCT TAAGTCATGGAAAGCAGTATCAAGGAAAGCTAGTGGCCGGGAAACTCACCAAGTCGTGAAATTCATACGGTCTTTCATCACCGCATTCGTGAAGTTTTGGTCTGAGTAG
- the LOC110894809 gene encoding uncharacterized protein LOC110894809 isoform X1 produces MQAARGGWLGQTFALAKHHDSFDGKKSGGIRRSKEERKGMVETFIKRYQKSNNGDFPSLNLTRKEVGGSFYTVREIVREIIQENRVLGPPKSPSGDHNMENLNSFLEHHPQETQIQHESEFVFINENVLNLPNNEAFENLKNGELSMEEQKVEVHEVVANGTQNHQIIEVDKNLEEEMVHPLQESKSKLESQKGQARSSTKENLVFNVNGSTDVQLEDTLLSEQKTINGHTKTSCNLVREPTLEERLANLNQSSSQPGSSPQNRITTLNRVDLSKSWKAVSRKASGRETHQVVKFIRSFITAFVKFWSE; encoded by the exons ATGCAGGCGGCTAGAGGAGGTTGGCTTGGGCAAACATTTGCTCTAGCCAAGCATCATGATTCGTTTGACGGGAAGAAATCCGGTGGTATTCGGCGTTCCAAGGAGGAAAGGAAGGGAATGGTTGAGACTTTTATTAAGAG GTATCAGAAGAGTAACAATGGAGATTTCCCATCGCTCAATCTCACACGTAAGGAAGTTGGTGGGTCCTTTTACACAGTTCGTGAAATAGTTCGGGAGATAATTCAAGAAAATCGAGTATTGGGCCCACCCAAATCACCTTCAGGGGATCATAACATGGAGAACCTTAATAGCTTCTTGGAACACCATCCACAAGAGACACAAATCCAACACGAGTCTGAGTTTGTGTTTATAAATGAAAACGTGTTGAATTTGCCGAATAACGAAgcatttgaaaatttgaagaacGGAGAATTATCAATGGAAGAACAAAAAGTTGAAGTACACGAAGTTGTAGCAAACGGAACTCAAAATCATCAAATAATAGAAGTAGATAAAAACTTGGAGGAAGAGATGGTACATCCACTACaagagtcaaagtcaaagttggAAAGTCAAAAGGGTCAAGCCCGTTCGTCAACGAAAGAAAACTTGGTGTTTAATGTTAATGGTAGCACAGATGTTCAACTTGAAGATACTTTACTTTCTGAACAAAAG ACTATAAATGGTCACACCAAAACCTCCTGTAATCTGGTACGAGAGCCAACACTTGAGGAAAGACTTGCAAATTTGAACCAATCTAGTAGCCAGCCTGGTTCCAGTCCCCAAAACAGAATCACAACGTTGAATAGAGTTGATCT caGTAAGTCATGGAAAGCAGTATCAAGGAAAGCTAGTGGCCGGGAAACTCACCAAGTCGTGAAATTCATACGGTCTTTCATCACCGCATTCGTGAAGTTTTGGTCTGAGTAG